In the genome of Rhodospirillales bacterium, the window CCTCAAGCCGGAAAACAGGGACAAGCTGGTTTCGCTCCTGACGTATCACGTCGTGCCCGGGAAGATTACGTCCAGCGACATCAAGGGCAAGACCGCAATGGTGGAGTCCGTCGAAGGCTCGACGCTGAGCGTCGATGCGACGGATGGCGTGCACGTCGACGACGCCAAGGTGGTCAAGGCCGACATCGAAGCCTCGAACGGCGTCATCCATGCCATCGACACGGTCTTGATGCCGAAAAACTAAAGCCCCCCGAAGTCAGCATCCGGGCCCGGCGCTCGAAGGCGCCGGGCCTTCTGCATCCGGACTCATGGAAGCTGGCGCGGCGAAGCGACGCTTCCGTCGCAAATGTGAAACCACGGCCCGGCTCCGGCACGAAACCTGCCGAGCGCCCACGACACGCTGGGGAACGCCAGCTTATCCCATGGCACGTCTTCCCACGCGAACAGGCGCGCATCGAGGCTTTCTTCGCCGGCGGCATGGTCGGGTGCGGTCATCGGCGCCCGGTAGAACATATGCACCTGGCTGATGTGTGGAATCTCGTAGACGCCGAGAAGGTCCTCCACCACGACGCGCGCCCGAGCCTCTTCCCACACCTCGCGCGCCGCACCCTCGGCGGTGCTCTCGCCTAGCTCCATGAATCCGGCCGGTATGGTCCACGTGCCGTAGCGCGGTTCGATCGCTCGCCGGCAGAGAAGCACCGCATCGCGCCACATACAGATCGCGCCCACCACGATCTTGGGGTTCGCGTACTCGATGTAGCCGCAGTCGGGACAGATCAGACGGGTCCGGTTGTCGCCTTCCGGTACAGCCTTGACGGAGGGGCCTACGCTCTGCAAGGCGTTCTTGGGGTTCTCGGTCATCCGGCGAGTGTGCCGCCCCTCCGGACATCAGGCAACCCCAAGCTTCGGCTCAGCCACGATCGGCTTACGCCACAAGATGCCGGTTTCGCAGA includes:
- a CDS encoding fasciclin domain-containing protein, with amino-acid sequence MAAVVAVGSWFATEAPRAMSHGKDIVETAAGAEQFSTLVTAVKEAGLVDTLKGEGPFTVFAPTNEAFAALPAGTVDQLLKPENRDKLVSLLTYHVVPGKITSSDIKGKTAMVESVEGSTLSVDATDGVHVDDAKVVKADIEASNGVIHAIDTVLMPKN
- a CDS encoding NUDIX hydrolase, with protein sequence MTENPKNALQSVGPSVKAVPEGDNRTRLICPDCGYIEYANPKIVVGAICMWRDAVLLCRRAIEPRYGTWTIPAGFMELGESTAEGAAREVWEEARARVVVEDLLGVYEIPHISQVHMFYRAPMTAPDHAAGEESLDARLFAWEDVPWDKLAFPSVSWALGRFRAGAGPWFHICDGSVASPRQLP